One part of the Anguilla anguilla isolate fAngAng1 chromosome 11, fAngAng1.pri, whole genome shotgun sequence genome encodes these proteins:
- the LOC118207182 gene encoding intermediate filament protein ON3-like isoform X4 codes for MLETKWNLMQSQSSTGRSNIEPMFEAYINNLRRQLDLMHNDKTKMDGDLRNMQGVVEDLKDKYEDEIHKRNTRENEFVILKKDVDDAYMCKVDLEQKVASLVDEINFLRAIYDEEIKELQNSVKDTCVVVQMDNSRNLNMDQIVADVKAQYEDVAVKSRQDTESWYKTKFEQVSSQANVYGDELRSTKTEIAELTRLISRLQSEIDNIKGQRANLEAQIAEAEDRGELAVKDAKAKIRELEKALHRAKQQMAQQVREYQELMNVKLALDIEIATYRKLLEGEEDR; via the exons ATGTTGGAGACCAAGTGGAACCTGATGCAGAGCCAGTCGAGCACGGGCCGCTCGAACATCGAGCCCATGTTCGAGGCCTACATCAACAACCTGCGCCGCCAGCTCGACCTCATGCACAACGACAAGACCAAGATGGACGGAGACCTGAGGAACATGCAGGGCGTGGTCGAGGATCTCAAGGACAA GTACGAGGACGAGATCCACAAGAGGAACACCCGTGAGAATGAATTTGTGATTCTGAAAAAG GATGTGGACGATGCTTACATGTGTAAGGTGGACCTGGAGCAAAAAGTGGCCAGCCTGGTGGACGAAATCAACTTCCTGAGGGCCATCTATGATGAG gagatCAAAGAGCTGCAGAACAGCGTGAAGGACACCTGTGTGGTGGTGCAGATGGACAACTCCCGCAACCTCAACATGGACCAGATCGTGGCCGACGTGAAGGCGCAGTACGAGGACGTCGCTGTGAAATCCCGCCAAGACACAGAGTCCTGGTACAAGACCAAG TTTGAGCAGGTATCTTCGCAGGCCAACGTGTACGGGGACGAGCTGCGCAGCACCAAGACGGAGATCGCCGAGCTGACCCGTCTGATCAGCCGCCTGCAGAGTGAGATCGACAACATCAAGGGACAG AGGGCGAATCTGGAGGCTCAGATCGCCGAGGCGGAGGATCGTGGCGAGCTGGCGGTGAAGGACGCCAAGGCGAAGATCCGGGAGCTGGAGAAGGCCCTGCACAGGGCCAAGCAGCAGATGGCCCAGCAGGTGCGCGAGTACCAGGAGCTGATGAACGTCAAGCTTGCCCTGGACATCGAGATCGCCACCTACAGGAAGCTgctggaaggggaggaggacaggTGA